The following coding sequences are from one bacterium window:
- a CDS encoding macro domain-containing protein translates to METVFGSTQLMLEKGDITKHAVDAIVNPTTPHLIGGGSVAAAIHRAGGRAIAFECRQLIRAIGRLQPGKAVITGGGILPAKHVIHTAGPVWQKDPGRAAWVLAGSYKESLVLAEKMALKTIGFPSIGTGMGDYPVREASQAALESVKAYLLRGTTLVRVVFILYSDEHLHVYQETLQALI, encoded by the coding sequence ATGGAAACTGTTTTTGGCTCGACACAGCTGATGCTCGAAAAGGGCGACATCACCAAACATGCTGTTGATGCTATTGTCAATCCAACGACCCCGCATTTGATTGGCGGCGGAAGTGTTGCTGCTGCGATTCATCGGGCGGGCGGGCGGGCAATTGCTTTTGAATGCCGCCAATTGATTCGCGCGATTGGACGCCTGCAACCAGGGAAAGCGGTCATCACCGGCGGCGGGATATTGCCTGCAAAGCATGTGATTCATACGGCGGGGCCGGTTTGGCAGAAGGACCCGGGAAGGGCGGCATGGGTTCTTGCCGGTTCTTATAAGGAAAGTCTGGTGCTGGCGGAAAAAATGGCGTTGAAGACAATCGGGTTCCCCTCGATAGGGACGGGTATGGGTGATTATCCGGTTCGTGAAGCATCGCAGGCGGCCCTGGAGAGCGTGAAAGCGTATTTGCTTCGAGGAACAACACTTGTGCGTGTCGTATTTATTTTGTATTCAGACGAGCATTTGCATGTTTATCAAGAAACACTGCAAGCGTTGATTTGA
- a CDS encoding helical backbone metal receptor, which translates to MMKKNLWVRVLGLCILGFCVIAIPAVAFIMPGGQVGRMHLYQLAKGQSPQRIISMAPGITETLFAIGAGKQVCGVTDFCDFPEAAQELPKVGGYYDPNFEAILRLKPDLVVLLPEHAEFRARFQYLRIPTLTVEMNSLVGIMNTFIQLGMICRKEAQGIHLAETLRCAMLDALARQPWEIRPAVMLVISRDYDNSSIKEVYIAGQGDFYDELIFLAGGKNAYTRSTPRYPKLSQEGILALRADVVVELVAEPEKVSRPVSELTHDWYALPGLNKPNQIPIRLLTGTYLVRPGPRIIRLLETLRTILQEVSGQ; encoded by the coding sequence ATGATGAAAAAGAATCTTTGGGTCAGGGTACTGGGTCTTTGCATATTAGGATTTTGTGTCATCGCAATACCTGCTGTGGCTTTCATTATGCCGGGTGGTCAGGTGGGACGTATGCACTTGTATCAATTGGCCAAAGGGCAATCGCCGCAGCGGATTATTTCCATGGCACCCGGTATTACAGAAACGCTTTTTGCAATAGGGGCCGGCAAGCAGGTTTGCGGTGTCACGGATTTTTGCGATTTTCCTGAAGCAGCCCAAGAGCTTCCCAAGGTGGGAGGGTATTATGATCCCAACTTTGAAGCTATTCTGAGATTAAAACCTGATCTGGTAGTGCTTTTGCCGGAACACGCTGAATTCCGTGCGCGTTTTCAATATTTGCGCATACCGACTTTGACAGTGGAGATGAATAGTCTGGTAGGTATTATGAATACATTCATTCAATTGGGGATGATTTGCCGCAAGGAAGCCCAAGGCATCCATCTGGCGGAGACCCTGCGCTGCGCCATGCTGGATGCGCTCGCACGGCAGCCATGGGAAATCCGTCCGGCGGTTATGCTGGTGATCAGTCGTGACTATGACAATTCGTCCATCAAAGAGGTATATATTGCCGGGCAAGGTGATTTTTATGATGAATTGATTTTTTTGGCCGGCGGTAAAAATGCCTATACCAGATCCACGCCCCGGTATCCCAAGCTTTCCCAGGAAGGGATTCTCGCGCTGCGGGCCGATGTGGTGGTTGAATTAGTGGCTGAACCGGAAAAAGTGTCCCGGCCGGTTTCCGAACTTACCCATGACTGGTATGCGTTGCCCGGTCTGAATAAACCAAACCAAATACCGATCAGACTGTTAACCGGGACATATCTTGTGCGCCCCGGACCACGGATTATCCGGCTTTTAGAAACATTGCGGACCATTTTGCAAGAGGTGTCAGGCCAATGA
- a CDS encoding cob(I)yrinic acid a,c-diamide adenosyltransferase, whose product MKNKKGYTHIYTGNGKGKTTAALGLAVRAVGAGKRVCFIQFLKGGIYSEHRVLKQIKGITLKKFGRDCLVGKKAVEADYVETEKALAAVTTALFSGRYDLVIADEILVAVSMALIAESDVKKCMQARPQAVELVLTGRNASPGLKRMADLVTEMKEGKHYYQKGVMARRGIEY is encoded by the coding sequence ATGAAAAATAAAAAAGGGTACACACATATCTATACCGGCAATGGCAAGGGCAAGACCACGGCGGCTTTAGGCCTGGCGGTACGTGCTGTTGGTGCCGGAAAGAGGGTCTGCTTTATCCAGTTTTTAAAGGGCGGTATCTATTCAGAGCATCGTGTGTTGAAACAAATCAAAGGGATTACACTCAAGAAATTCGGGCGGGATTGTTTGGTTGGGAAGAAAGCGGTTGAGGCAGATTATGTTGAAACCGAAAAGGCCCTGGCTGCGGTTACGACCGCACTTTTTTCCGGCAGGTATGATTTGGTCATTGCGGATGAAATTTTGGTAGCAGTCAGCATGGCATTGATTGCTGAGTCGGATGTAAAAAAATGCATGCAAGCACGTCCGCAAGCAGTTGAACTGGTACTGACCGGCAGGAATGCTTCTCCCGGCCTGAAGCGTATGGCGGATTTGGTAACTGAGATGAAGGAAGGGAAACATTATTATCAAAAAGGTGTCATGGCCCGACGCGGGATTGAATATTGA
- a CDS encoding TonB-dependent receptor, whose amino-acid sequence MKRLTKRVLVGVVLAGIIPCMSLAEETVVQALENAGEIQEEKVMNVKSGEAVEDNVIAPVVPEVTADVMNEKPVVLAPTIVTASTMEMSLSEVVSSITVITAEMIEARKAQNLKEILQGVAGIDLAQNGGPGQLGSIFIRGAASERTLVLINGVPLNDPMSPAGNTDISRISLDNVKQIEIVRGPQSVVFGSGAMGGVVNIITQRGPEDAFLTMTAEGGKYGSWLGKLQAGGAWAGLAATVGASLEGTEGFSAARHSDDFVAAQPVPAMEDDGFRNLTLDVNLDYSAVSDLLFSLTNRLIRAMTEIDAYGGDYGDDPNFVSAYTQTAHRFDAVYQVFPDVWKTRMSAGLSQLDRVTNNDFDTDHPFNMTRSEYRSRTLTLDWHNQLDVMAGNHLALGVGYQQEQGMFNYYSEYLDYYTFMSAVSENNFAIRSTHTTGIYLEDQYTWEGLVVNAGVRYDEHDQYGGHTTYRVTPSYRLADWGTRVKATYGTAFNAPSLYQLYVEDIYSQGNPALEPETSMGWDIGVEQKIMDDKIMVSAAYFQTTYENQIDAPFDATVYKYVYTNLGKTETKGWEVEISVEPWDDLVCKIVYTKLTANDLTHEDTIGPEPLIRRADYQVAADILYTFQKASAALHVGHVGPRWDSGKKELESYTLLDMVLRYQAMPQAQVYVKLQNMLDEDYVEVSGYTTARFAAYAGIKIDL is encoded by the coding sequence ATGAAACGATTAACAAAAAGAGTGCTGGTTGGTGTTGTACTGGCAGGGATAATACCCTGTATGAGTTTAGCGGAAGAAACGGTTGTTCAAGCACTGGAAAATGCAGGTGAAATTCAGGAAGAAAAAGTAATGAATGTAAAAAGTGGTGAGGCGGTTGAGGACAATGTTATTGCACCTGTGGTGCCGGAAGTAACAGCGGATGTGATGAATGAAAAACCGGTTGTACTTGCGCCGACAATCGTGACTGCTTCCACCATGGAAATGTCGCTTTCAGAAGTTGTGAGTTCGATTACAGTGATTACTGCTGAGATGATCGAGGCACGCAAAGCACAAAATTTGAAAGAGATTTTACAAGGTGTTGCGGGTATTGATCTGGCACAAAACGGCGGTCCAGGTCAGTTAGGATCGATTTTTATTCGCGGTGCCGCATCGGAAAGAACATTGGTCTTGATTAATGGTGTGCCGCTCAATGATCCCATGTCGCCTGCCGGAAATACGGATATTTCCCGGATCAGCCTGGACAATGTCAAGCAGATCGAGATTGTGCGCGGGCCGCAGAGTGTGGTGTTTGGGTCAGGCGCGATGGGCGGCGTGGTGAATATCATCACGCAACGAGGACCGGAAGACGCCTTTTTAACGATGACGGCTGAAGGCGGGAAATATGGTTCGTGGTTAGGGAAGTTGCAGGCCGGCGGTGCGTGGGCCGGGTTGGCAGCTACGGTTGGCGCATCGCTGGAAGGTACGGAAGGCTTTTCAGCAGCCAGGCATAGCGATGATTTTGTTGCGGCCCAGCCCGTTCCTGCGATGGAAGATGATGGGTTTCGTAACTTGACCCTGGATGTGAATTTGGATTATTCGGCAGTGTCAGACCTTTTGTTCAGTTTGACCAATCGTCTGATCCGCGCGATGACAGAGATTGATGCTTATGGCGGAGATTATGGTGATGATCCTAATTTTGTCTCTGCCTATACTCAGACCGCCCATCGTTTTGATGCGGTTTATCAAGTATTTCCGGATGTTTGGAAGACACGGATGAGTGCGGGATTGAGCCAGCTGGACCGCGTTACGAATAATGATTTTGATACGGATCATCCCTTTAATATGACACGCAGCGAATACCGCTCGAGGACATTAACCCTGGATTGGCACAACCAACTGGATGTCATGGCAGGGAATCATCTGGCGCTTGGCGTCGGTTATCAGCAGGAACAGGGTATGTTCAACTATTATAGTGAATATCTGGACTACTATACTTTTATGTCTGCGGTTTCGGAAAATAATTTTGCTATTCGCAGCACGCATACCACGGGTATTTATCTGGAAGATCAATATACCTGGGAAGGACTGGTCGTCAATGCCGGTGTGCGCTATGATGAACATGATCAATACGGCGGTCATACGACCTATCGAGTGACACCTTCCTACCGGTTGGCAGATTGGGGTACGCGTGTGAAAGCAACCTATGGGACGGCATTTAATGCACCGTCACTCTATCAACTCTATGTTGAGGATATATATTCTCAAGGGAACCCTGCCTTGGAACCGGAAACCTCAATGGGGTGGGATATTGGTGTGGAACAAAAGATAATGGATGATAAAATAATGGTAAGTGCCGCCTATTTTCAGACAACCTATGAAAACCAGATTGATGCACCTTTTGATGCGACGGTTTATAAATATGTTTATACCAATCTGGGAAAGACCGAGACCAAAGGTTGGGAGGTCGAGATCAGTGTTGAACCTTGGGATGATCTTGTTTGCAAAATTGTTTACACGAAACTAACTGCCAATGATTTGACTCATGAAGATACGATCGGTCCGGAACCCTTAATTCGTCGGGCGGATTATCAAGTGGCGGCGGATATTTTATATACGTTTCAAAAAGCATCCGCTGCGTTGCATGTAGGTCATGTAGGGCCGCGTTGGGATAGCGGGAAAAAGGAACTGGAATCGTACACACTGCTTGATATGGTGCTGCGTTATCAGGCGATGCCACAAGCCCAAGTCTATGTGAAACTACAGAATATGCTGGATGAGGATTATGTGGAAGTGAGCGGATACACCACGGCGCGTTTTGCAGCCTATGCGGGGATCAAGATTGATTTGTAA
- a CDS encoding GyrI-like domain-containing protein: MPEIRKVESGKLLCLETTGPFESIHDLYRQIDTFVKERRVPIKGDRLAIFYDAPEGIDRAHAHFAAAVELAGECTGDGEVTVVIQSAAIMACESHQGDYAGLTDAYQRLLSWIHDKGFKIIGPPHEYYISGPPADSATYLTEIQIPVERPGF; the protein is encoded by the coding sequence ATGCCTGAAATTAGAAAAGTTGAATCCGGAAAATTATTATGCTTGGAAACCACCGGGCCCTTTGAATCGATACACGATCTCTATCGGCAAATTGATACATTTGTCAAGGAACGGCGCGTTCCGATCAAGGGTGACCGGCTGGCGATTTTTTATGATGCGCCGGAGGGTATTGACCGCGCACACGCACATTTTGCAGCTGCAGTGGAGCTGGCAGGGGAGTGTACCGGTGACGGAGAGGTCACGGTGGTCATTCAGAGTGCTGCGATTATGGCATGTGAAAGCCATCAGGGTGATTATGCCGGACTAACAGACGCGTATCAGCGGCTTTTAAGCTGGATTCACGACAAGGGGTTTAAAATAATCGGTCCGCCGCATGAGTATTATATTTCCGGTCCGCCGGCTGATTCCGCCACGTACCTAACGGAGATTCAAATTCCGGTAGAACGTCCCGGTTTTTAA
- a CDS encoding HAD-IA family hydrolase, whose amino-acid sequence MMLTIPRGTIRPGHYKAIFFDAGNTLFKVQPSVGTVYARTAKLFGFKLGPGEQTALERYFQEEWKQRSSRGRFDLGGTLKEERQWWYDLVKAVFDRLGGMDHFDPFFDHLYELFASAEVWQLFPETCHVLETCRERGLVVGIVSNWDSRLLKICEGLGLSGKVDFIIASAMVGISKPDPAIFHMALERAGVKPDEAIHLGDSLEDDIYGAYAAGMDALLIERSQDRRQQDVAMADSLHAVLDFC is encoded by the coding sequence ATGATGTTGACAATTCCAAGAGGCACGATTCGGCCGGGACACTACAAAGCGATTTTTTTTGATGCGGGGAATACGTTGTTCAAAGTACAGCCCTCGGTAGGAACGGTCTATGCCCGGACCGCGAAATTATTTGGTTTTAAATTAGGCCCGGGTGAGCAGACGGCTTTGGAACGCTATTTTCAGGAGGAATGGAAGCAGCGTTCTTCCCGAGGGCGATTTGATTTGGGCGGTACGCTCAAAGAAGAACGGCAATGGTGGTACGATTTGGTAAAAGCGGTTTTTGACCGGCTGGGCGGGATGGATCATTTTGATCCGTTTTTTGATCATTTGTATGAACTGTTTGCTTCTGCGGAGGTGTGGCAGCTTTTTCCCGAGACCTGCCATGTGCTGGAAACCTGCCGTGAACGCGGATTGGTTGTCGGGATTGTTTCTAACTGGGATTCGCGTTTGTTGAAGATCTGCGAAGGACTGGGGCTTTCCGGAAAGGTTGATTTTATTATTGCTTCGGCCATGGTAGGTATTTCCAAACCGGACCCGGCCATTTTTCATATGGCGCTGGAACGGGCGGGTGTGAAGCCGGACGAAGCGATTCATTTGGGCGATTCCCTGGAAGATGATATTTATGGCGCGTACGCAGCCGGAATGGACGCGCTTTTGATTGAACGGTCCCAAGACCGTAGGCAGCAAGATGTCGCTATGGCCGATTCTCTGCATGCAGTTTTGGATTTTTGTTAA
- a CDS encoding ABC transporter ATP-binding protein gives MILSAKQCSCQVEDKILLDQVDFEVEAGLRYAVIGPNGAGKSTLLKALCRLMPLSAGDCILSGKKMSAFSQRDLATWISYVSQTVFNTNGFTVHEFVLMGRYPHLSPFTSLRKTDRDKVDAALEMTGMQTFAQRRLDTLSGGERQKVMIAAAMVQEARIMLLDEPTAFLDPLQQDQVYALLETIRARTRVTLIEVTHDVNRAALSHDIILGLRQGRVVFCGTPEELMQPEVLYAIYGKHFTFARHPENNCQVVMPTGKSI, from the coding sequence ATGATTCTGAGTGCCAAACAATGCAGTTGTCAGGTTGAGGATAAAATTTTATTGGACCAGGTGGATTTTGAGGTGGAGGCCGGGCTGCGGTATGCTGTCATCGGTCCCAATGGCGCAGGTAAATCAACCTTGCTCAAGGCGCTTTGCCGGCTGATGCCGCTTTCAGCTGGGGACTGTATTTTATCGGGAAAAAAAATGTCCGCGTTTTCACAAAGAGATCTGGCAACATGGATTTCTTATGTTTCGCAGACAGTATTCAACACCAATGGCTTTACAGTGCATGAGTTTGTTCTTATGGGGCGCTATCCGCATCTTTCGCCTTTTACTTCATTGCGGAAAACAGACCGTGACAAGGTGGATGCAGCTCTGGAAATGACAGGTATGCAGACATTTGCCCAGCGCCGGCTCGACACGTTATCCGGCGGGGAACGGCAGAAAGTTATGATTGCCGCAGCGATGGTGCAGGAAGCGCGTATCATGCTGCTGGATGAACCTACAGCATTTCTCGATCCCTTACAGCAGGACCAGGTTTATGCACTGCTGGAAACCATTCGTGCCCGGACCCGGGTCACCTTAATTGAGGTCACGCATGATGTCAATCGTGCCGCTTTGAGTCATGATATTATTTTGGGATTAAGGCAGGGGCGAGTCGTTTTTTGCGGCACACCGGAGGAGTTAATGCAGCCGGAAGTACTGTACGCTATTTATGGCAAACACTTCACATTTGCGCGTCATCCGGAAAATAATTGCCAAGTCGTGATGCCCACGGGGAAAAGTATATGA
- a CDS encoding iron ABC transporter permease, protein MRKNPWLFFTLLITGFVAALVILPFVGIDLITPAQVFTAEENQIQHIFWELRVPRVLTGMLVGSVLAMAGMTFQALFRNALATPFTLGTASGASLGASVYIWAGWSISLLGISGQTLFAFLGAITALAFVYGFSRVKNGMSTNTMLLAGVAIGIFFSSLILLIQYMADQAHSLRILRWLMGGLEVVGFRQFLEVLPFMLLGAVVIYFYRWEMNLISTGEDLAAGRGVNVNRTKIVLLVTAGLMVGAVVAVAGPIGFVGLIVPHICRLLIGPDHRRLVIACVLLGGIFLSVCDALARLLIAPSELPVGIVTALLGGPFFLWVLLRKKIS, encoded by the coding sequence ATGAGAAAAAATCCCTGGTTGTTTTTTACCCTGCTGATAACCGGCTTTGTTGCGGCCCTGGTCATACTGCCTTTTGTGGGGATTGATTTGATAACCCCGGCGCAGGTTTTTACAGCGGAGGAGAATCAAATTCAGCATATTTTTTGGGAATTACGGGTACCGCGCGTACTGACCGGTATGCTGGTAGGCTCAGTGCTGGCAATGGCGGGAATGACTTTTCAGGCGCTTTTCCGGAATGCCCTGGCAACACCTTTCACGCTTGGGACAGCTTCCGGGGCCAGTCTGGGAGCCAGTGTCTATATTTGGGCCGGGTGGTCCATCAGTCTGCTGGGTATTAGCGGGCAGACGTTGTTTGCTTTTTTAGGCGCCATTACGGCACTGGCATTTGTCTACGGATTTTCACGGGTTAAAAACGGGATGTCAACCAATACCATGCTCCTGGCAGGTGTCGCGATTGGCATCTTTTTTTCGAGTCTGATTCTTTTGATCCAGTATATGGCTGACCAGGCGCATAGTCTGCGGATTTTGCGCTGGCTTATGGGTGGCTTGGAAGTGGTGGGATTTCGTCAGTTTTTGGAAGTGCTGCCATTTATGCTGCTGGGCGCGGTGGTAATTTATTTTTACCGCTGGGAAATGAATCTCATTTCCACCGGTGAGGATTTGGCTGCCGGGCGCGGGGTTAATGTCAACCGGACAAAGATTGTGCTGCTGGTCACAGCCGGTCTTATGGTGGGGGCGGTGGTGGCAGTGGCCGGGCCGATCGGGTTTGTCGGTTTGATTGTGCCGCATATTTGCCGGTTGCTTATCGGCCCGGATCATCGCAGACTGGTGATTGCCTGTGTACTGCTGGGCGGGATTTTTCTGTCCGTTTGTGATGCTTTGGCCCGTTTGCTGATTGCGCCGTCTGAATTGCCGGTCGGCATCGTGACCGCGCTCTTGGGCGGGCCTTTTTTCCTCTGGGTGCTGCTCCGGAAGAAAATATCGTAA
- a CDS encoding type 1 glutamine amidotransferase: MKKFYVLQHIECEPLGIWEEELKRWYARYEYVKVWEGAAMPAPEDTLAAIILGGPMSVNDSENHPYLTAEIDYIKKLIDRKVHVLGVCLGAQVIAAALGAKIINGSRSEIGYSSVTLTHEGVADPLLLGFPMDLPVFQWHEQGFELPKGAERFAGTEDYPNQAFRYGNAWGFQFHLEVTPELVATFAQAYGEMLARVPSLTPQKLKDDANAKGHMVSLYGRQVIRRFWDSVTAME, from the coding sequence GTGAAAAAATTTTATGTTTTACAACACATTGAATGTGAGCCGCTGGGGATATGGGAAGAAGAATTAAAACGCTGGTATGCCCGTTATGAATATGTCAAGGTTTGGGAAGGCGCAGCCATGCCGGCACCGGAAGACACGCTGGCGGCCATTATTTTGGGCGGGCCGATGAGCGTAAATGACTCGGAGAACCATCCCTATTTAACTGCGGAGATTGATTATATTAAGAAATTGATTGATCGTAAAGTTCATGTGCTGGGTGTCTGTCTGGGAGCGCAAGTTATTGCCGCAGCCCTGGGAGCGAAAATTATTAATGGTTCGCGTTCGGAAATAGGTTATTCTTCCGTTACATTGACCCATGAAGGGGTGGCGGATCCGCTGTTGTTGGGATTTCCTATGGATTTGCCTGTCTTTCAATGGCATGAGCAGGGTTTTGAATTGCCCAAGGGCGCCGAACGGTTTGCCGGGACGGAAGATTACCCCAACCAGGCATTCCGCTATGGGAATGCCTGGGGATTTCAATTTCATCTTGAAGTTACGCCGGAGTTGGTTGCAACGTTTGCACAGGCTTACGGCGAGATGCTTGCGCGTGTACCGTCGCTTACACCGCAAAAACTCAAGGATGATGCCAATGCCAAAGGTCACATGGTTTCTTTGTACGGGCGTCAGGTGATTCGCCGGTTTTGGGATTCTGTGACCGCAATGGAGTAA
- a CDS encoding zinc ribbon domain-containing protein, with translation MARYVYFCSKCSKQYEVDKPMAEAARLETCPTCHVTGERVFTAPGVSIKGAPVRFKDGNEINSGNCGGGCCGDGSCSVS, from the coding sequence ATGGCACGGTATGTTTATTTTTGTTCAAAATGCAGCAAGCAATATGAAGTGGATAAACCCATGGCAGAGGCTGCGCGTTTAGAGACTTGCCCAACCTGTCACGTTACCGGCGAACGGGTTTTTACCGCGCCGGGTGTGTCGATTAAGGGAGCGCCGGTCCGGTTTAAGGATGGGAATGAAATAAACTCGGGCAATTGTGGCGGCGGATGTTGCGGTGATGGAAGTTGTTCTGTTTCATGA
- a CDS encoding GNAT family N-acetyltransferase, whose amino-acid sequence MDLRPIPGGKLETLRKSYRKQLGIPVISDFHEALCRMGQAFRIEDMGRSLGYVIFSQDTFLKDRDPMIPEFCLDLEQTKYARTILEKIFDALSPATVMSRTDDTRGFPLLMDLRLPNEVAASLYCLEQKPVWVEDSDIHIEQCRMDQAQELLSLYASASPEDGGIPDEMALTKSLALWRHYRLVNRNQTLAVCYCVPQIEPYVTTACIVDAGMRRKGYGRYLTTYTILQILADNKKFLAVTPSENEAARGLVESLGAGLRAHFINFRP is encoded by the coding sequence GTGGATTTACGTCCGATTCCCGGGGGAAAACTGGAGACACTGAGGAAATCCTATCGAAAGCAATTGGGGATTCCTGTTATTTCAGATTTTCATGAAGCTTTATGCCGGATGGGTCAGGCTTTTCGTATTGAGGATATGGGTCGATCATTGGGGTATGTTATTTTTTCTCAAGATACTTTTTTAAAGGATCGGGACCCGATGATTCCTGAATTTTGTCTTGATCTTGAACAAACTAAATATGCCCGGACGATTCTGGAAAAGATTTTTGATGCGCTTAGTCCGGCAACGGTGATGAGCCGCACGGATGATACTCGTGGTTTTCCCTTATTGATGGATTTACGCCTCCCTAATGAAGTGGCAGCGTCATTGTATTGTTTGGAGCAGAAACCGGTTTGGGTGGAAGATTCCGACATCCATATAGAACAATGCCGAATGGACCAGGCGCAGGAGTTATTATCGCTTTACGCTTCTGCCAGTCCGGAGGACGGCGGAATCCCGGATGAAATGGCGCTCACCAAGAGTCTGGCACTTTGGCGGCATTACCGCCTGGTGAACCGAAATCAGACGCTGGCGGTCTGCTATTGTGTTCCTCAGATTGAACCGTATGTTACGACCGCCTGCATTGTTGATGCAGGTATGCGCCGGAAAGGCTATGGGCGCTATCTGACGACATACACTATTTTGCAGATATTGGCGGATAATAAAAAATTTTTAGCAGTAACACCATCTGAAAACGAGGCTGCCAGGGGGCTGGTGGAATCATTGGGGGCCGGTCTCAGGGCGCATTTTATTAATTTCAGGCCGTAA